The DNA segment AGCGGCGTGCGCCGACGGTGGACGACCTCCTCAACCTGGAGTCGGTGGGCGGCGCGCAACTTTCGCCCGACGGGCGCTGGGTCGCGTTCACGGTGACCTCCACCGACTGGAAGGGGGACACCTTCGTCTCGCAGCTGTGGGTCGCCGACGCATCGAGCGGGGCGCGGCGTCAGCTCACGCGCGACCCCAAGGGGGTGAGCGGAGTCCAGTGGTCGCCCGACGGTGCCTGGCTCAGCTTCCTCAGTGCGCGCGAGGAAGGAAAGAGTCAGCTCTTCGCCTTGCGGCTGGATGGGGGCGAGCCTTTGCGCCTGACGAGCAGCGAGCGCGGGGTGGGCAACTATCGATGGTCGCCGAGTGGGCGCACGATCGCCTTCACCTCGAGTGGCGACGAGGCGAAGGGGGCCAAGGAACGGCTGGAGCAGTACGGCGCCTTCGAGGTGGTCCGTCGCGACTACGCGTTTTCGCACCTCTACACCATCGACGTCAATGCCGCGCTCTCGTCGCCGCAACCCGGGCGCGCTCGCACCTCGGGGACCAACTACACGGTGCAGTCGTTCGCCTGGTCGCCCGACGAGACGCGGATTGCCTTCTCGGCGACGCTCAATCCCGACCTCATCCAGGGGAAGACGGCGAACCTCTACATTGTGACGCTCGGCGGTGCGGCTGCCGGAGGCGACGCGGTGCGACCGCTGGTGACGCAGCCGGGGCCCGACAACTCTCCCGTCTGGTCGCCGGATGGGACGCAGATCGCCTTCTCGAGCACCATGGGGAGCGAGCGGTACTTCGCGTCGAACAGCCGCATTGCCGTGGTGCCGGCCGCGGGTGGGACGCCGACGTCGCTCACCGATGCCTTCGATGAGAACCCGAACCTGATCGACTGGCGCGCCGGCGCCATCTGGTTTGCCGGGGCGCAGCGCACCGCGAGTCACCTGTTCAAGCTCGATCCGTCCACCAGGCGCATCACGCGCGTCTCCGGTCCCGACGGGGCGATGATCGGCGGCGTGTCGCTCAGCGCCGATGCGTCGAGCGCTGCCTTCACGCTCAGCTCACCGACGGCGCTCCCCGAGATTGCGGTGAGCCCGGTGGCCGCGTGGGCGCCGCGCGTGGTGACGGACGCCACGCGTCAGCTGCAATCGCTGCAAGTGGCGTCGCGCGAGGTGATCTCGTGGAGGTCGCGCGATGGCGCGACGATCGAGGGGATCCTCATCAAGCCCGCCAACTTCGACCCGGCGCGGAAACACCCGCTCCTTTGCGTCATCCACGGCGGGCCGACCGGGACCGATCGCCCAGCGCTCCCCGACAATCGCTACTACCCGGTCGACATCTGGGCGGCGCGCGGCGCGCTCGT comes from the Gemmatimonadaceae bacterium genome and includes:
- a CDS encoding S9 family peptidase — translated: MRPIRLDRSLARCLLVASLCVLGLRPLHAQRRAPTVDDLLNLESVGGAQLSPDGRWVAFTVTSTDWKGDTFVSQLWVADASSGARRQLTRDPKGVSGVQWSPDGAWLSFLSAREEGKSQLFALRLDGGEPLRLTSSERGVGNYRWSPSGRTIAFTSSGDEAKGAKERLEQYGAFEVVRRDYAFSHLYTIDVNAALSSPQPGRARTSGTNYTVQSFAWSPDETRIAFSATLNPDLIQGKTANLYIVTLGGAAAGGDAVRPLVTQPGPDNSPVWSPDGTQIAFSSTMGSERYFASNSRIAVVPAAGGTPTSLTDAFDENPNLIDWRAGAIWFAGAQRTASHLFKLDPSTRRITRVSGPDGAMIGGVSLSADASSAAFTLSSPTALPEIAVSPVAAWAPRVVTDATRQLQSLQVASREVISWRSRDGATIEGILIKPANFDPARKHPLLCVIHGGPTGTDRPALPDNRYYPVDIWAARGALVLKVNYRGSAGYGQAFRTLNVRNLGVGDAWDVLSGVDFLIAKGWVDPARVASMGWSQGGYISAFLTTTSTRFAAISVGAGISNWATYYYNTDITPFTINYLGDDPAADPAIYDKTSPMHYIKQARTPTLIQHGELDRRVPIANAYELRQGLEDRGVPVEMIVYKGYGHGITKPKSMRAVMQHNLAWFNHYLWGDSLPDLRLLGKN